The following is a genomic window from bacterium.
AGCATTTATCTATATTTGAAGGTTAAAGCATGGACAAAATTCCAAATCTTTTTATTGTATTTTATGCCGATTCTTTTCAAAGTAAAAAGATCGTCACCATCTTTTACAAAACCTCTTTTCGTCGTAAAAGCACCCAAATAACCCGCATCTTTGACCAATCCTTCAACTCTTTCATCAAAGTCTCCCATCGGATAGCACAAAAAATTAACCGGTTTTTGCAATTTCTCTTCAATTATTTGTTTTGAAAGTAATAGTTCCTTTTTTATTTGTTCACTATTTAATTTAGTAAGAACAGGATGAGTGTGAGTATGAGACTGGAAATTTATACCTCCTTTATTCATTTCTTCTATCTGGCTCCAGTTAAGCAGTGATGTTTTTAGTTTTTCTCTGGAATCCATCCAAACCCCTGATATTTTTCCTATATCTTCTGTTACCAGGAAAATAGTGGCTTTAAAACCGAATTTCTTCAAGATCGGAAATGCAATAGTATAGTTATCCTCATATCCATCATCAAAGGTAATAACTATAGGTTTTGGAGGAAGCTTGATTTGACCTTTCATACCTTTTACTAACTCATCT
Proteins encoded in this region:
- a CDS encoding polysaccharide deacetylase family protein produces the protein MKVPVLFYHKINFPAPEAKEKSLYVNPKNFHCQMRYLKYRRYNPIYLDELVKGMKGQIKLPPKPIVITFDDGYEDNYTIAFPILKKFGFKATIFLVTEDIGKISGVWMDSREKLKTSLLNWSQIEEMNKGGINFQSHTHTHPVLTKLNSEQIKKELLLSKQIIEEKLQKPVNFLCYPMGDFDERVEGLVKDAGYLGAFTTKRGFVKDGDDLFTLKRIGIKYNKKIWNFVHALTFKYR